In Pseudonocardia cypriaca, a single genomic region encodes these proteins:
- a CDS encoding superoxide dismutase family protein: MRPRHLLPGVLGAILVAGCAAPDTVVQTAASTPPVHTVQVSEMFQRGTGPAITYDEVLVPAGARGAVQSRSGEGTTTVMLAVRGLERNRVYGAHVHTQPCGEQPDAAGPHFQYSEDPVQPSVDPTFANPQNEIWLDLTTDDTGAGSAESTVAWTFAEDRRPKSVVLHADHTSSEPGEAGAAGARVACISVDF; the protein is encoded by the coding sequence GCTCGGTGCCATCCTCGTGGCGGGGTGTGCAGCCCCGGACACCGTCGTCCAGACGGCTGCTTCGACTCCGCCCGTGCACACCGTCCAGGTGAGCGAGATGTTCCAGCGCGGTACCGGCCCGGCGATCACATATGACGAGGTGCTGGTGCCCGCCGGTGCGCGGGGCGCGGTGCAGTCGCGGTCGGGCGAGGGCACGACCACGGTGATGCTGGCCGTCCGCGGTCTCGAGCGGAACCGCGTGTACGGGGCCCACGTGCACACGCAGCCCTGCGGGGAGCAGCCCGACGCGGCGGGGCCCCACTTCCAGTACTCGGAAGACCCGGTGCAGCCCAGCGTCGACCCCACGTTCGCGAACCCGCAGAACGAGATCTGGCTCGACCTCACCACCGACGACACCGGCGCCGGCAGCGCCGAGTCCACGGTCGCCTGGACGTTCGCCGAGGACCGGCGGCCGAAGTCGGTCGTCCTGCACGCCGACCACACCTCATCGGAGCCCGGCGAGGCAGGCGCGGCAGGCGCCCGCGTCGCCTGCATCTCCGTCGACTTCTGA
- the dusB gene encoding tRNA dihydrouridine synthase DusB, whose product MSAPTAVRPLRIGSFVSDTPVVLAPMAGITNAGFRRLCREQGAGFYVCEMITSRGIVEKNPLTFRMIAFDADEHPRSMQLYGVDPAAMGLAVRMIVERDLADHIDMNFGCPVPKVTRRGGGAALPYKRKLFERIVRAAVDNAGSVPVTVKMRIGIDDERHTYLDAARRAADAGVAAVALHARTAAQRYSGTADWSAIARLRDAMPAELPVLGNGDIFSAADALAMVAETGCDGVVVGRGCLGRPWLFGDLEAAFAGRPLPEPPNLGQVTVTMRRHAVLLMEHMGDHKGIRDMRKHIAWYLKGFPVGSDLRRRLGLVSSIDELDELLSQLDPDIPFPPDADGPRGRQGSAGRVVLPEHWLDDPDDPTVPLGAELEHSGG is encoded by the coding sequence GTGAGTGCCCCGACCGCCGTCCGCCCGCTGCGCATCGGATCGTTCGTGTCCGACACCCCGGTCGTGCTCGCCCCCATGGCCGGCATCACCAACGCGGGCTTCCGGCGCCTGTGCCGGGAGCAGGGCGCGGGCTTCTACGTCTGCGAGATGATCACGTCGCGCGGGATCGTCGAGAAGAACCCGCTGACGTTCCGGATGATCGCGTTCGACGCTGACGAGCACCCGCGGTCGATGCAGCTCTACGGCGTCGACCCGGCGGCGATGGGACTGGCCGTCCGGATGATCGTCGAACGGGACCTCGCCGACCACATCGACATGAACTTCGGCTGCCCCGTCCCCAAGGTCACGCGCCGGGGCGGCGGGGCGGCGCTGCCGTACAAGCGCAAGCTGTTCGAGCGGATCGTGCGCGCCGCCGTCGACAACGCCGGATCGGTGCCGGTCACCGTGAAGATGCGCATCGGCATCGACGACGAACGCCACACCTACCTCGACGCCGCCCGCCGGGCCGCCGATGCCGGCGTCGCCGCCGTCGCCCTGCACGCGCGCACCGCGGCCCAGCGCTACTCGGGCACGGCCGACTGGTCGGCGATCGCCCGGCTCCGCGACGCGATGCCCGCGGAGCTGCCGGTGCTCGGCAACGGCGACATCTTCAGCGCCGCTGACGCGCTCGCGATGGTCGCGGAGACCGGTTGCGACGGGGTGGTCGTCGGGCGCGGCTGCCTCGGCAGGCCGTGGCTCTTCGGCGACCTGGAGGCCGCGTTCGCCGGACGCCCGCTGCCGGAGCCGCCGAACCTGGGGCAGGTGACCGTCACCATGCGCCGCCACGCCGTGCTCCTCATGGAGCACATGGGCGACCACAAGGGCATCCGCGACATGCGCAAGCACATCGCCTGGTACCTCAAGGGCTTCCCCGTCGGATCCGACCTGCGACGCCGCCTCGGCCTGGTGAGCAGCATCGACGAGCTGGACGAGCTGCTCTCCCAGCTCGACCCGGACATCCCCTTCCCGCCCGACGCCGACGGCCCCCGCGGCCGGCAGGGATCGGCGGGACGGGTCGTACTCCCCGAGCACTGGCTGGACGACCCGGACGACCCCACGGTCCCCCTGGGCGCAGAGCTCGAGCACTCCGGTGGCTGA
- a CDS encoding GGDEF domain-containing protein, which produces MELKDGRCGADTPGMTMLDAARREHVPSTPGAAGATWHTTAAEELAAAGRWEQAYQHLRAAVRLLNGQSGVDELDRLRREHAEAREQSRRDSLTDTYNRRYLDERLVALLREPGGVGSAGIAVALLDVDHFKQINDTYGHPFGDRVLQRLVAVIESCLPDGAFCARYGGEEFAIVLPRHDRHDAVRVCETARERVDGHPWSELAPGLRVTVSIGVAHGFGPVTGHDGLVAGADRLLYAAKHSGRNAVAFHDGHAGHVRLAGPASGRRSIPQPPVVAPHCGRRASAP; this is translated from the coding sequence GTGGAACTCAAGGACGGGCGCTGCGGCGCCGACACACCGGGCATGACGATGCTGGACGCGGCCAGGCGGGAGCACGTTCCGTCGACGCCTGGGGCGGCGGGCGCGACATGGCACACGACGGCGGCGGAGGAGCTCGCAGCCGCCGGCCGCTGGGAGCAGGCCTACCAGCACCTCCGCGCGGCCGTCCGCCTGCTGAACGGGCAGTCCGGCGTCGACGAGCTCGACCGGCTGCGGCGAGAGCACGCCGAGGCCAGGGAGCAGAGCCGCCGCGACAGCCTCACCGACACCTACAACCGCCGCTACCTCGACGAGCGGCTCGTCGCGCTGCTGCGCGAGCCGGGCGGCGTCGGGTCGGCGGGCATCGCGGTCGCGCTGCTGGACGTCGACCACTTCAAGCAGATCAACGACACCTACGGCCATCCGTTCGGCGACCGGGTGCTGCAGCGGCTCGTCGCCGTGATCGAGTCCTGCCTGCCCGACGGCGCCTTCTGCGCCCGCTACGGGGGCGAGGAGTTCGCGATCGTCCTCCCCCGCCACGACCGCCACGACGCGGTGCGCGTCTGCGAGACCGCCCGCGAGCGGGTCGACGGCCACCCGTGGTCGGAGCTCGCGCCCGGGCTCCGCGTGACCGTCAGCATCGGCGTCGCGCACGGCTTCGGACCGGTGACCGGCCACGACGGTCTGGTCGCCGGCGCGGACCGGCTCCTCTACGCCGCGAAGCACTCCGGGCGCAACGCCGTGGCGTTCCACGACGGCCACGCCGGTCACGTCCGGCTCGCCGGACCGGCGTCCGGCCGCCGGTCGATCCCGCAGCCGCCGGTCGTCGCACCCCACTGCGGTCGGAGGGCCTCCGCTCCGTAA